The Helicobacter sp. MIT 21-1697 genome segment ATTCACAAACGACTTTATATGAATCTACTCATACGCAGACACATAATTTAGGTATGGTAATGGCTATTGAGGGAGAACATTTTTTTATTAGTCCTTTTTCATTTATTGAGGGACATAAATGCGGTGATAAAGTGGAGATTTTAAATCACGGCTTACAAATCCCTGTAGGCGAGAATATGCTAGGGCGTGTGATTAATCCGCTTGGAGAACCAATAGATGGTAAAGGTGTATTAGATACACTTTCTACTACTCCACTTATGCGCTCACCTATAGGCGCACTTAAAAGGGGGTTAATAGATGAAGTTTTTGAAGTGGGTGTGAAATCTATTGATGGAATCCTTACTTGTGGAAAAGGGCAAAAAATGGGCATTTTTGCAGGTTCGGGTGTGGGGAAATCTACGCTTATGGGTATGATAGTGCGTGGTTCAAATGCACCTATCAAGGTTATTGCACTTATCGGAGAGAGAGGGAGGGAAGTCCCAGAGTTTATACATAAGAATCTTAATGATGACTTAACAAATACTATTCTTGTAGTAGCTACAAGTGATGATTCACCACTTATGCGTAAGTATGGTGCATTTAGCGCAATGGCAATCGCGGAATATTTTAAATCACTTGGTAATGATGTGCTCTTTATTATGGATTCTGTTACACGCTTTGCAATGGCACAAAGAGAAATCGGTTTAGCACTTGGTGAGCCACCTACAAGCAAAGGCTACCCACCCTCTGTGCTTACACTTTTGCCCCAATTAATGGAGCGCGCAGGAAAAGAAGATGGTGTAGGTTCT includes the following:
- the fliI gene encoding flagellar protein export ATPase FliI — protein: MSLSQIKQKLQNNINLSPSYGHLVKVMQNMMVANGVKPSVGDIVKILSHHKQPYLRENNESDEDSQTTLYESTHTQTHNLGMVMAIEGEHFFISPFSFIEGHKCGDKVEILNHGLQIPVGENMLGRVINPLGEPIDGKGVLDTLSTTPLMRSPIGALKRGLIDEVFEVGVKSIDGILTCGKGQKMGIFAGSGVGKSTLMGMIVRGSNAPIKVIALIGERGREVPEFIHKNLNDDLTNTILVVATSDDSPLMRKYGAFSAMAIAEYFKSLGNDVLFIMDSVTRFAMAQREIGLALGEPPTSKGYPPSVLTLLPQLMERAGKEDGVGSITAFFTVLVEGDDLSDPIADQSRSILDGHIVLNRDLTDMGIYPPINILNSASRVINDIISHEHLQVIRKFRRLYSLLKENEVLIRIGAYQRGTDSELDEAITKRPLMEAFLKQEIDEQWSFERSFEELLQVMGDV